In Streptomyces sp. NBC_00414, a single window of DNA contains:
- a CDS encoding streptophobe family protein — MSFQTASDQARSRHGWVQALATVLTGLIAMLVVSALGLWAAGAADLPDGAFPRVVAATVVTAVGGSVHLAGSAGAVAETRAGLTVMPLSVTLTGALVVAAGFLRPLRHRAVAGTVELAGWAGRIAVLWLLALAALALSARRTFAVSLGEGTLSDIGDLFGASSPRVGFEADVPVTLAFGLLWLAGVLVLALLVSPKAPLPPRLLRFQESVRPAAYAMVVLLLACVVLGAVIALVVAVTRGQAAQTLAVVLLGLPNLVWPVFTIGLGATWDGRVEGPFGLPMPKVLDSVLRTPDLSTLNLSTLSEQDGRVWWLVAVDAVLLPAVAFLMASRSPARVRAWRHALHMAVALALTVLAVCLLGRIDAHYGLSLFGIGDLGGGLSGELFLRPRLWGALGLALLWGLATGFVGTLLASRTRHHGELENPRA, encoded by the coding sequence GTGAGCTTCCAGACAGCCTCTGACCAGGCAAGGTCCCGACACGGCTGGGTCCAGGCCCTGGCGACGGTCCTCACCGGGCTGATCGCCATGCTCGTGGTCTCCGCGCTCGGACTGTGGGCGGCGGGGGCCGCCGACCTGCCCGACGGCGCGTTCCCGCGTGTCGTCGCGGCGACGGTGGTGACGGCGGTCGGCGGTTCCGTGCACCTCGCCGGGAGCGCCGGAGCCGTCGCCGAGACCCGGGCGGGCCTGACGGTGATGCCTCTCTCGGTGACGCTGACCGGAGCCCTGGTCGTCGCCGCCGGCTTCCTGCGGCCGTTGCGCCACCGGGCCGTCGCGGGCACGGTCGAACTGGCGGGCTGGGCGGGCCGGATCGCCGTCCTGTGGCTGCTCGCCCTGGCCGCTCTCGCGCTGTCGGCCCGCCGGACCTTCGCGGTCTCCCTGGGCGAGGGCACGCTCTCCGACATCGGCGACCTGTTCGGCGCCTCGTCGCCGCGGGTCGGGTTCGAGGCCGACGTGCCGGTGACGCTGGCCTTCGGTCTGCTGTGGCTGGCCGGCGTCCTCGTCCTCGCGCTGCTCGTCTCCCCGAAGGCGCCGCTCCCGCCCCGGCTGCTGCGTTTCCAGGAGTCGGTGCGCCCGGCCGCGTACGCCATGGTCGTGCTGCTGCTCGCGTGCGTCGTCCTGGGTGCGGTCATCGCGCTGGTGGTGGCGGTGACCCGGGGGCAGGCCGCCCAGACGCTCGCGGTGGTGCTCCTCGGGCTGCCGAACCTCGTCTGGCCCGTCTTCACGATCGGTCTGGGCGCGACCTGGGACGGCCGTGTCGAGGGACCGTTCGGACTGCCGATGCCCAAGGTGCTGGACAGTGTGCTGCGCACGCCCGACCTCTCGACCCTGAATCTGAGCACGCTGTCCGAGCAGGACGGCAGGGTGTGGTGGCTCGTGGCCGTGGACGCGGTGCTCCTGCCGGCCGTCGCCTTCCTGATGGCCTCGCGATCACCGGCCCGTGTGCGGGCCTGGCGGCACGCCCTGCACATGGCCGTCGCGCTCGCGCTCACGGTGCTCGCCGTCTGCCTCCTGGGCCGGATCGACGCCCACTACGGCCTGTCGCTGTTCGGCATCGGGGACCTCGGCGGCGGCCTGTCGGGCGAGCTCTTTCTCCGGCCTCGGCTGTGGGGCGCACTCGGTCTCGCCCTGCTCTGGGGCCTGGCCACCGGCTTCGTGGGCACGCTGCTCGCCTCCCGGACGCGCCATCACGGCGAGTTGGAGAATCCGAGGGCGTGA